In one Papilio machaon chromosome 15, ilPapMach1.1, whole genome shotgun sequence genomic region, the following are encoded:
- the LOC123721727 gene encoding uncharacterized protein LOC123721727, whose protein sequence is MGELPSVRITPGRPFKTSGVDFAGPIQLRTSKGRGHKAFKGYICLFICMKTKAVHLEVVSDLTSKGFIAAFKRFISRRGHCSDVWSDNGLNFVGAAKELKDNANIRCSSGMKDIVELLANEGTIWHFIPPRAPNFGGLWEAAVKSAKTHLVKVVGNSTLTFEEMTTLLSQVEACLNSRPICQLNDNPDDLFPLTPAHFLIGEATMIIPEPDHENTRLSALDRWTLVQKMTQHFWKRWSTEYLQGLQRRQKWQKSSISPDVGQLVIIKENDLPPAKWLLARILELIPGPDKAVRVVKLKCKSSILTRPINKIILLPRDIKLHEDAHEYLMVGGKNKVLGGRNVGAVSATAQ, encoded by the coding sequence ATGGGTGAACTTCCTTCTGTTCGTATCACACCTGGCAGACCGTTCAAGACTTCAGGCGTCGACTTCGCTGGTCCAATACAGTTGCGTACATCTAAGGGTAGAGGCCATAAAGCATTTAAGGGATACATTTGTCTTTTcatttgtatgaaaacaaaagCAGTACATCTTGAAGTTGTAAGTGATCTTACCAGTAAAGGCTTTATTGCAGCTTTCAAGAGATTCATATCCAGAAGAGGACATTGTTCAGATGTTTGGAGTGACAATGGATTAAACTTCGTAGGGGCCGCAAAGGAGTTAAAGGATAACGCTAACATTCGTTGTTCAAGTGGTATGAAAGATATAGTTGAGTTATTAGCGAATGAAGGCACTATTTGGCACTTTATTCCACCGAGAGCCCCCAATTTTGGTGGCCTTTGGGAGGCTGCGGTCAAAAGTGCCAAAACTCATCTTGTTAAGGTCGTTGGAAACTCAACGTTGACATTTGAAGAGATGACAACTCTGCTATCACAGGTCGAAGCGTGCTTAAATTCTAGACCCATCTGTCAACTAAATGATAATCCAGATGATTTGTTTCCACTAACGCCAGCTCATTTCCTCATTGGTGAGGCAACTATGATAATTCCTGAACCAGACCATGAGAATACAAGATTAAGCGCATTAGATAGATGGACCTTAGTACAAAAAATGACGCAACACTTTTGGAAACGCTGGTCAACAGAGTATCTGCAAGGACTACAAAGAAGACAAAAGTGGCAAAAATCTTCAATTTCTCCAGATGTCGGTCAATTGgtgattataaaagaaaacgacTTACCTCCAGCCAAATGGTTGTTGGCGCGTATACTAGAACTGATTCCCGGACCTGACAAGGCTGTTAGGGtggttaaattgaaatgtaaatcaTCTATCTTAACAAGGCCtatcaacaaaattattttgttacctagagatattaaattacacgAAGACGCTCACGAATACCTCATGGTGGGCGGAAAGAACAAGGTTCTTGGTGGGCGGAATGTTGGCGCCGTTTCCGCTACAgcacaatag